Proteins from one Cellulosilyticum lentocellum DSM 5427 genomic window:
- a CDS encoding MogA/MoaB family molybdenum cofactor biosynthesis protein — MGKNKAKKKEKEERKVFTAGIITTSDGLASGKEEDESGHLLDFMLKDRGFEIKYYIVIPDEIDRIQEALVMLCDDLKVDLVLTTGGVGFRKRDITPEATQGVLDKEVPGISEALRSYHLQYNSRTMLSRGVSGIRRNTLIINLPGDVKGVRSSFESIIDTIYEGLEIMATD; from the coding sequence ATGGGAAAAAATAAAGCAAAGAAAAAAGAAAAAGAAGAAAGAAAAGTATTTACAGCAGGGATTATTACAACGAGTGATGGTTTAGCAAGCGGTAAAGAGGAGGACGAAAGTGGCCATTTACTAGATTTTATGTTAAAGGATAGAGGTTTTGAAATCAAATACTATATTGTTATACCAGATGAAATTGATCGTATTCAAGAAGCTTTAGTTATGCTTTGTGATGATTTAAAAGTTGATCTTGTTTTAACAACAGGTGGTGTTGGTTTTAGAAAAAGAGATATTACGCCAGAAGCTACTCAAGGTGTACTAGATAAAGAAGTGCCAGGTATTAGTGAAGCTTTAAGAAGTTATCATTTACAATATAATTCTAGAACCATGCTTTCTAGAGGTGTTTCAGGGATTAGAAGAAATACGCTAATTATTAATTTACCTGGGGATGTCAAAGGGGTAAGAAGTTCCTTTGAGAGTATTATAGATACTATTTATGAAGGATTAGAAATTATGGCAACAGACTAA